The Naumovozyma castellii chromosome 2, complete genome sequence CAAGTATGTCAGTATCCCATCAGTGTTTTCGTCgtcctcttcttcattactTATAGCCTTACCATAATCCACATTGTCGTTCTGGGAGTATGCCATAAGATTTTTCAGAAATAAGAATTCATCAAACTTGATTCCCTTCCACATAAATTTACGAGTGGTGCTCGTGTTAGTGTCATCCTCACCAGAATGATTTGTTAGCGTATTATACGATTCGCAGACGTTGTACAACCAGGCAATAACATATTGGTAATACCAGGAGTGGAACAAACCGCCACTGGCATCAATAAACTCCTGATTCAATGCAAAATGAGGATTTTGTACTTTGTACCATTGAGTTATGGTGTCCTCGTCGACATACTCTTGCCATTCTGGAGCGTCTTCCGGTATGGAAGACGCTATGGGTTCCGCTGAGGCTGTATTCCTTAAAGAGCCTCTTGTTCTCTTCATTATTGTCAAGGAAGTTCCAAATCTGTTAGAGGAAAACTAGCTGCTTGATCTATACACTTTTCCACCTCTCAATGGAACAATATATCTTAGATCAGAATGGAATatatatcttcaatttccaattgaatGTTTATTTCAGGTCCCGTGTGACGCGACGAAGAAAaccaaatttaatgaaagaatgATGAAGTGGGCAAATAACCACCAGACGAGAACAATCATTGATCCATTAATCCATCAAATCGACTAGTATACTCTGTGCAGGCTCATACTCGAAACTCTGATAACGCTTATTGTGTCTTTGTTGAGTGAACACCCAGATAGAGCGCTCAATTACCCCTTTCTCCCCTCTCAGAAGACTATAGCCACTGAGTCACTAGAGTAGTATAGTTCCACGATTAAAAATACAGAATAAGTAAGAGGCTGCTATCAAGAAAGGTTCAGATATTACATCCTCGAGTTTTAACCATGCAGAGCACGAACACAGAAGACGGCGACTATCATGTCAATACCCAATTTAGAATAGGAGGTACCAACTCCATCCCACAAGAACCAAGAAATATTGCCAGTACTCAACCAAGTACTGTGGCACCTGCCACATTAAGGATGATGGGAAAGCAAAACAATTATGCTAATAATCACGAACATGGAGTTCCTCAATCAACTCAATACCCACAGTATGCACCAAACCGCCAAAGGCCTTTGATGCCTCCAGTGAACTTATCACATCCTATGCCTAACCCAAACCTCGACACAAATCAAGCTATTAATGCCCCTCCACAATTATCTCCAGTTGAAACCAAAAAGGCACCAGATTTTCCAGAACAACAATCCCAATTTAATTCGAATGCGACAACCCCATCACGGCACCCTACCACAGGTAATGCTAACAATAATGCAACTTCGAATCAAAATGAACCAAAACAATTCCATAGAAAATCGCTGGGTGACTGGGATTTCTTAGAAACGGTCGGAGCAGGTTCTATGGGTAAAGTGAAACTAGCCAGACATCACCAAACTAAAGAAATCTGTGCTATAAAGATAGTCAATAGAGCTATGAAGGCATTCTTACATAAGGAGCAATCGATGCCTCCTCCTAGGACGGAGCAAGAGGTCTTAGAAAGgcagaagaaattggaaaaggaaatttcTAGGGATAAAAGAACTATTAGAGAGGCATCTTTGGGGCAAGTATTGTATCATCCACATATTTGTAGATTGTTTGAAATGTGTACCATGTCAAACCATTTCTATATGCtatttgaatatgtttCTGGGGGACAATTATTGGATTATATCATTCAACATGGTTCTTTAAGAGAACATCATGCAAGGAAATTTGCTAGAGGCATTGCAAGTGCCTTAGAATATATTCACGCCAATAATATTGTCCAtagagatttgaaaattgaGAATATTATGATATCTACATCTGgtgaaattaaaatcattgattttGGTCTCTCAAATGTTTTTGatagaaaaaaacaattgCATACATTTTGTGGATCTTTATATTTTGCCGCACCAGAGCTATTGAAGGCACATCCATACACTGGACCCGAAGTAGACGTCTGGTCATTCGGGGTTGTATTGTATGTTCTAGTCTGTGGGAAAGTCCCATTCGATGACGAAAATTCAAGTGTATTAcatgaaaagattaaacAAGGTAAAGTTGATTATCCAAACCATTTGTCTATAGAGGTTATTTCTTTACTTTCCAAAATGCTAGTGGTAGATCCACTAAGAAGAGCATCATTAAAACAAGTTGTGGAACATCCCTGGATGACGAGAGGTTATGATTACCCCCCACCTTCGTATGTCCCACGACGTATCCCAATGACACCGgaaataattgataataatgttaTAAGAGAAATGTTTCGTTTAGAGTTTATCGATGGTGTAGAAGAATGCAGAAGATCGCTGATAAAGATTATAACGGAAGAGTCATATCTCGATTTGTCAAGGAAGTTTTGGCAATTAATGGAACGAACTAACGCACAAAATATAAGTTCGACTAGTGCTAACGGATCGACTTATTATAAACAACCTTTCGAAGATCCAACACAGGCGTATCATCCATTACTATCAATATATTACTTGGTTACGGAAATGCTGGCTCGTAAAGCTGCAAAACTACAAAGAAAGGAGGCAGCTCAACAGCTACAATTGCTTAAGCAAAAAACTACGGCAGAGCAAAACACTGATTCTAATTTATCCAATACTCAAGAtcaacaaatattgaagagtCCTATCCCATCAATTCAAATTAACAGGCATGAACCTGATGTTATAAATAATGGTCCAAGTGGTGGAAGAAGACCGTTGAAAATTATAGTTCCTCCAAAATTAACTATGCCAGAACAAGCTCATACATCTCCAACCTCAAGAAAAAGTTCCGATACTCATAATATATCGGATGTTGTGCTTAACACACCTCAGCCtcaatcaattgaatatcaACAAAGGAATGTATCACCAACCGCACAGGAACATCAGGATAAGAACAAATCTTTCGGAGGCATCTTTAGAAAATTGTCTCAACGTCGTCCTCAACAAAATGATTCATATAACAAACAAAGAGTTCCAGCTGATATGGTTCAACACGCTCCGCAAGTACAAACTGAGAACATGAATTTACAAAGGGTACCAAAAACTCACGCACGTACTGTTTCTGAATATGTACCGTCTATGACCAAACCACCGATCAGTTACAATTCTAATCAAACCAATACGGGCAATAATGTAAGGAATTATCTACATCCAAATTACCGTGATGAGACAATACGATCTCCTATGAGATCCGTTTCgcaaaaacaaaagaatgaatTACCTGCGCTACCATCAAATGCAGAGAAACTGGTTCAGCAACAACTTGAAAAGCAATTAGATTCGAACATGGTAAAACTAAATGTCAAAGATGATAAGACAAATACACCCGAGAATACTAAGAGTGAACAACAGCCCAACGATAATTCTGAGGATAACactgatattgatgaaaataacCCTCTTCCTCCATTAAACGTTATTAAGGGACGTAAATATCATCCAAGCGCAAGAGCAAAATCGGTGGGTCATGCACGCCGGGAATCTTTGAAATACATGAGACCTCCTGTTCCTCAACAATCGTACGCACAAGAAGTTGATGGCAATGGTTTCCTTGAATACagtgatgataataaatctGACAGCGCTGGGCCTTCTCATCAGACCTCAGAGAATAAAGACAGCAATGCAAATACAACTCACGTCACAGATGTTGAAAATACCCTGCCCACGCCAGATAAGGAGAGTGTGGAGAAGATTGCAGAAGGGGAATTAACAGATGACCAAATTTTAGATCAAGCTTCAAAGGCTCCAGCAGGATCCATGCCATCTATCGATTATCCACGTTCTTTATTCCTCAAGGGGTTTTTCTCAGTTCAAACAACATCATCCAAACCTTTACCTATTGTGAGATATAAAATCATTTCcgttttgaaaaaattaaatatcgACTTTAAAGAGGTCAAAGGTGGTTTCATTTGTGTGCAAAAGAACCCAATTCATATTCTACCCGAACCTTCTGATGAAAATCAACCTAGGAGAGAATTCTTAGCTCCACCTCAGGCAGACGTTTTATCTATGTTATCTACTCCTGAAACGGATATAGCTTCATATGGAAGGAGAAGCTCATCAAGACAAAGCTCCTTA is a genomic window containing:
- the KIN2 gene encoding serine/threonine protein kinase KIN2 (ancestral locus Anc_8.279); translated protein: MQSTNTEDGDYHVNTQFRIGGTNSIPQEPRNIASTQPSTVAPATLRMMGKQNNYANNHEHGVPQSTQYPQYAPNRQRPLMPPVNLSHPMPNPNLDTNQAINAPPQLSPVETKKAPDFPEQQSQFNSNATTPSRHPTTGNANNNATSNQNEPKQFHRKSLGDWDFLETVGAGSMGKVKLARHHQTKEICAIKIVNRAMKAFLHKEQSMPPPRTEQEVLERQKKLEKEISRDKRTIREASLGQVLYHPHICRLFEMCTMSNHFYMLFEYVSGGQLLDYIIQHGSLREHHARKFARGIASALEYIHANNIVHRDLKIENIMISTSGEIKIIDFGLSNVFDRKKQLHTFCGSLYFAAPELLKAHPYTGPEVDVWSFGVVLYVLVCGKVPFDDENSSVLHEKIKQGKVDYPNHLSIEVISLLSKMLVVDPLRRASLKQVVEHPWMTRGYDYPPPSYVPRRIPMTPEIIDNNVIREMFRLEFIDGVEECRRSLIKIITEESYLDLSRKFWQLMERTNAQNISSTSANGSTYYKQPFEDPTQAYHPLLSIYYLVTEMLARKAAKLQRKEAAQQLQLLKQKTTAEQNTDSNLSNTQDQQILKSPIPSIQINRHEPDVINNGPSGGRRPLKIIVPPKLTMPEQAHTSPTSRKSSDTHNISDVVLNTPQPQSIEYQQRNVSPTAQEHQDKNKSFGGIFRKLSQRRPQQNDSYNKQRVPADMVQHAPQVQTENMNLQRVPKTHARTVSEYVPSMTKPPISYNSNQTNTGNNVRNYLHPNYRDETIRSPMRSVSQKQKNELPALPSNAEKLVQQQLEKQLDSNMVKLNVKDDKTNTPENTKSEQQPNDNSEDNTDIDENNPLPPLNVIKGRKYHPSARAKSVGHARRESLKYMRPPVPQQSYAQEVDGNGFLEYSDDNKSDSAGPSHQTSENKDSNANTTHVTDVENTLPTPDKESVEKIAEGELTDDQILDQASKAPAGSMPSIDYPRSLFLKGFFSVQTTSSKPLPIVRYKIISVLKKLNIDFKEVKGGFICVQKNPIHILPEPSDENQPRREFLAPPQADVLSMLSTPETDIASYGRRSSSRQSSLRRQGSYKFGQPGIPMTPSATNQHERNISIIASPIQIPDNNISEELSTASLEHIQPDDILTTSRIQDMNKIESDGASSSNGNGAIGMSRTPLKFEIHIVKVRIVGLAGVHFKKVSGNTWLYKELASHILKDLNL